In Treponema primitia ZAS-2, a genomic segment contains:
- a CDS encoding DUF3990 domain-containing protein → MKLFHGSNQDFDTVDLSKSRDKRDFGRGFYMTTIREQAGSWAENMVIRYGGAGIFVYEFELSISDNLKIKHFDGLTEEWLELVKTNRIKGGLQHQYDIVQGPVANDNTMRTIALYVAGIYTADMALRQLQFFKVNDQVSIHTQQALSCLCLTKKDNHGK, encoded by the coding sequence ATGAAATTGTTTCATGGTTCCAATCAGGATTTTGACACGGTTGATTTATCAAAATCAAGGGACAAGCGCGACTTTGGCAGAGGCTTTTACATGACCACCATCAGGGAGCAGGCCGGGAGCTGGGCTGAAAATATGGTTATCCGCTATGGTGGAGCCGGAATATTTGTCTATGAATTTGAATTATCCATTTCTGATAATCTGAAAATAAAACATTTTGATGGCCTCACAGAGGAATGGCTCGAGTTGGTTAAAACAAACCGGATTAAGGGTGGCCTGCAGCATCAATACGATATTGTTCAAGGACCGGTCGCCAATGACAACACCATGCGGACTATAGCTTTATACGTAGCCGGTATTTATACCGCCGATATGGCTTTACGGCAGCTGCAATTCTTTAAGGTAAACGATCAGGTGTCTATCCATACACAACAGGCGCTCTCCTGCTTATGTCTGACAAAGAAGGACAACCATGGAAAATAA
- a CDS encoding DUF3791 domain-containing protein, with amino-acid sequence MTPKSRDQNLMVVAAVEGYAQRHNMEAGDVFTLFLRHNINDLIRSQYEALHTQDLDESVSFAEDILTRIQA; translated from the coding sequence ATGACCCCTAAGTCCCGTGACCAAAACCTAATGGTCGTAGCCGCCGTCGAAGGATACGCCCAACGGCACAACATGGAAGCCGGAGATGTCTTTACTCTTTTTCTTAGACACAACATAAACGACTTGATACGTTCCCAATATGAAGCCTTGCATACCCAGGATCTTGACGAAAGCGTCTCCTTCGCAGAGGATATTTTGACAAGGATTCAAGCATGA
- a CDS encoding type ISP restriction/modification enzyme: MTKSECMELLKQSYSADLSRTLLREIFLDSFIPVSNIGAGEAIKKIGTVRRLGRILLNKDTDKAEAYEVLDIETDPKIHIEHNRVSLNMGTKDYFDGIGVRGILAFFHNPQEKAWRLTYAAKSFSFDKKTGKELINRTGTKRYTYVLGPSAATGTAAVRLLSIRSVMPYGNSKHLTEAFSMEAVSKEFFETYRSFYRRFTEALSEKKKYRSLFNISAFPDAKAQESADKPFRDFAKKLLGRLVFLKFLEKKGWLGAKDYAAADGDTEFLNHLYRDHGDSSGNFYTSALVPLFFETLNTKRKGDLFSLTGTKIPFLNGGLFENDYPLDTNRALSFPANLFKELLEFLSSYNFTIDENDPGDADIGVDPDMLGRIFEQLIEDNEKDMNGTIYTPFEVVRFMCRESLVLHLCRILDCDRDSKKAQAVKALIVRGEIEGLTKKEQATLDTAIKTVKVLDPAVGSGAFPMGMLKEILAARIALEGDTADRETLKREIIRNSIYGVDIDHGAVDIARLRFFLSLVVDSKEPEPLPNLDFKLMQGDSLAEEYEGVDLSMESENIHDTKKKKQYSMDFSGKALTRETLIKAVNEFYSTTDHQKKLELEESIRATVVGFIRERMEEENKPVKLDNLEAMLKRNSPFFLWHLFFKDVFDTGGFDIIIGNPPYRANQENENDQAKNKVYPHIYSRIKETFVAKSTAQKTKVYDLFACFFRLAMDFSLKAEKKSIIAFITNYAFIGARTYDGFRRDVRENFGSLRVVNLGGDVRSNQKLSGPVNSIFGIQAGVAISFYQPKMNDTNAFNLRYTVTEEEATRGEKIEFLAGYDKTDMIFDTITPDGKENWVNQSDSDFQSLLPLCSKEAKSGKGEGKTVFELFSLGVVTNRDDWVYDFDEKNLIGKIKYFINAFNDSVSNDKNNMSIKWTRAVLNDFTKGKKYKFSQMFIIKSLYRPFINAFLYYSKELNEMRYQLPKIFPDNLVITISGVPGTKSFSTLAASIVYCLDLLEKTQCLPLYRYEKNKKLDNITVWALAEFQNHYKDKNITKEDIFHYVYAVLHNPLYREKYAIDLKQDYPRIPLYREFKKWAAWGKELMDLHIGFEKTAPHKGITVITAPADYRATKTHRLDYTKDEQGEKVFSGSLTFCDGSGLKGIPPRAFDYKLGNKSAIEWVLDQYVAPSWPTDAELASGKRKIREDEKVLRDKFNTFKFADYREKVIDLIRRLATVSLRTLEIQGMMGEEK; encoded by the coding sequence ATGACTAAAAGCGAATGTATGGAACTACTGAAACAATCCTATTCCGCAGATCTTTCCCGTACCTTACTCCGGGAAATTTTTCTTGACAGTTTTATACCCGTCTCCAATATAGGCGCCGGTGAGGCAATAAAAAAAATCGGAACAGTCCGCCGCTTGGGAAGGATTCTTCTTAATAAAGATACGGATAAAGCGGAAGCCTATGAAGTTCTGGATATAGAAACGGATCCCAAGATACATATTGAACATAACCGGGTAAGCTTAAACATGGGTACCAAAGATTATTTCGATGGCATTGGTGTCCGGGGGATACTGGCGTTCTTTCATAATCCACAGGAAAAAGCCTGGCGTTTGACCTATGCGGCTAAAAGTTTTTCCTTTGATAAAAAGACCGGCAAAGAACTGATCAATCGCACCGGAACAAAGCGGTATACCTATGTTCTGGGGCCGTCAGCAGCAACGGGTACCGCCGCGGTTCGTCTGCTTTCAATCCGTTCTGTGATGCCCTACGGTAATTCAAAGCACCTGACGGAAGCCTTTTCCATGGAAGCGGTTTCCAAAGAGTTTTTTGAAACCTACCGTTCTTTCTACCGCCGTTTTACCGAGGCCCTTTCGGAAAAAAAGAAGTATCGCAGCCTGTTCAATATTTCGGCGTTTCCCGATGCTAAAGCTCAGGAATCTGCTGATAAGCCCTTTCGGGATTTTGCAAAGAAATTGTTAGGCCGTTTAGTCTTCCTCAAATTTCTTGAAAAGAAAGGCTGGCTGGGGGCCAAGGATTATGCCGCCGCTGATGGGGATACGGAATTCCTCAACCATCTGTATCGGGACCATGGGGACTCCTCAGGAAATTTCTACACCTCCGCCCTGGTTCCCCTCTTTTTTGAGACCCTCAATACCAAGCGGAAAGGAGACCTGTTCAGCCTGACCGGAACAAAAATCCCCTTCCTCAACGGCGGTCTTTTCGAAAACGATTACCCCCTGGACACCAACCGGGCCTTGTCCTTTCCCGCCAATCTTTTTAAGGAACTCCTTGAATTTCTTTCATCCTATAATTTTACTATTGATGAAAATGATCCCGGAGACGCCGACATCGGGGTAGACCCAGATATGCTGGGCAGAATTTTTGAACAGCTTATCGAAGACAATGAAAAAGACATGAACGGTACGATCTACACTCCCTTTGAGGTGGTGCGGTTCATGTGCCGGGAATCCCTGGTCCTTCATTTATGCCGTATCTTGGATTGTGACCGGGATTCCAAAAAAGCCCAGGCCGTAAAAGCTCTGATAGTCCGGGGAGAAATCGAAGGGCTTACCAAAAAAGAGCAGGCCACTCTGGATACGGCCATCAAAACAGTAAAGGTACTGGATCCCGCAGTAGGATCCGGCGCCTTCCCCATGGGAATGCTCAAGGAAATTCTTGCGGCCCGCATTGCCTTAGAAGGGGACACAGCAGATCGGGAAACCCTTAAGCGGGAAATTATCCGCAATTCCATTTACGGAGTTGATATAGATCACGGGGCGGTGGATATCGCCCGGCTCCGGTTTTTCCTTTCCCTGGTGGTGGACTCAAAAGAACCGGAACCGCTGCCGAACCTTGACTTTAAGCTGATGCAGGGCGATAGCCTCGCCGAGGAGTACGAAGGGGTAGACCTCTCTATGGAAAGCGAAAATATCCATGATACAAAGAAAAAGAAACAATACTCCATGGATTTTTCCGGCAAAGCCCTTACCAGAGAAACCCTAATTAAGGCGGTGAATGAATTTTATTCAACCACGGATCATCAGAAAAAGTTGGAATTGGAAGAGAGCATCCGCGCAACCGTAGTTGGGTTCATCCGGGAGAGGATGGAGGAAGAGAACAAACCGGTTAAGCTTGATAATCTTGAAGCTATGTTAAAACGGAATTCCCCCTTTTTCCTGTGGCATCTGTTTTTCAAGGATGTGTTTGATACCGGAGGCTTTGATATTATCATTGGGAATCCGCCATACCGGGCGAACCAGGAGAATGAAAACGACCAGGCAAAGAACAAGGTTTACCCCCATATCTACAGCCGAATTAAGGAAACTTTTGTAGCAAAATCGACGGCCCAGAAAACCAAGGTGTATGATCTGTTTGCCTGTTTCTTCCGGCTGGCTATGGATTTTTCTTTGAAGGCCGAGAAAAAGTCTATTATTGCGTTTATTACGAACTATGCCTTTATTGGCGCCCGGACTTATGATGGGTTCAGGCGGGATGTGCGAGAGAATTTTGGTTCCCTGCGTGTGGTCAATCTTGGCGGTGATGTACGGTCTAATCAAAAACTTTCAGGACCGGTAAACAGTATTTTTGGTATACAGGCCGGGGTGGCGATTAGTTTTTATCAGCCAAAGATGAATGATACGAATGCGTTTAATCTACGCTATACCGTTACTGAAGAAGAAGCGACGAGGGGTGAGAAGATAGAATTTCTTGCTGGGTATGATAAAACCGATATGATTTTTGATACAATTACGCCGGATGGGAAAGAAAATTGGGTAAACCAAAGCGATAGTGATTTTCAGAGTCTTTTGCCTTTGTGTAGTAAGGAAGCGAAAAGTGGGAAAGGTGAAGGGAAAACTGTATTTGAACTTTTTTCACTTGGAGTTGTTACGAATAGAGATGATTGGGTTTATGATTTTGATGAAAAAAATCTTATAGGGAAAATAAAGTATTTTATAAATGCTTTTAATGATTCTGTTTCAAACGATAAAAACAATATGAGCATAAAATGGACAAGAGCCGTATTAAATGACTTTACGAAGGGTAAAAAATACAAATTTTCGCAAATGTTTATTATTAAATCATTGTACCGCCCATTTATAAACGCATTTCTTTATTATTCAAAAGAATTAAATGAAATGCGTTATCAATTACCAAAGATATTTCCTGATAATTTAGTGATAACCATATCAGGTGTCCCAGGAACAAAATCTTTTTCAACATTAGCAGCTTCGATTGTTTATTGTTTGGATTTGCTAGAAAAGACCCAATGCCTTCCTCTCTATCGCTATGAAAAGAATAAAAAACTCGATAACATCACAGTTTGGGCTTTAGCCGAATTCCAAAATCACTACAAAGACAAGAATATCACCAAAGAAGATATTTTTCACTATGTTTACGCTGTATTACATAATCCCCTATATCGTGAAAAATACGCTATTGACTTGAAACAGGATTATCCACGGATTCCCCTTTACCGGGAATTCAAAAAATGGGCGGCCTGGGGCAAGGAGCTTATGGACCTTCATATCGGCTTTGAAAAAACAGCTCCCCATAAAGGAATTACCGTGATAACTGCGCCGGCAGACTATAGGGCGACAAAGACCCACCGCCTGGATTATACTAAGGATGAGCAAGGGGAAAAGGTTTTTTCCGGGTCCCTGACCTTCTGCGATGGTTCCGGGTTAAAGGGTATCCCGCCACGGGCTTTTGACTATAAGCTGGGAAATAAGAGCGCCATTGAGTGGGTGCTTGACCAGTATGTTGCCCCCTCCTGGCCTACGGATGCGGAACTTGCATCGGGGAAGCGGAAAATCCGGGAGGACGAGAAGGTTTTGCGGGATAAGTTTAATACCTTCAAGTTTGCCGATTATAGGGAGAAGGTTATTGACTTGATACGAAGGTTGGCGACGGTGAGCTTGCGGACGCTGGAGATACAGGGGATGATGGGGGAGGAGAAGTAA
- a CDS encoding SNF2-related protein, protein MTGTANEGIYTNTEYSLYDRFRAILDRPEHKDFYLYAVSGYFRSSAYFKLRSSLSKAKGMKILVGIQADALTGKWYNLSKEKRDKLVREQAYRELCADIAQARYSEETAESLRLFVADVLDGRLEMKAYSQKIVHAKFYLFIPEGWTPDLALGTLITGSSNFTAPGLGTNPDYNKANYELNVELRDSGKIDYANREFKALWNEGIDLIPFEIEQTFTKKSFLRQDISPRELYLRFLYESLKENIEYDEHRVEYDFPMGFKRLTYQIDAVNEGLSLLERHNGFILADVVGLGKTIVATLIIRSFLTRQDRRAKVLVVAPPAILPNWERTLIDFGINPNHYTLLSSGNLKKLGNPENYALMVVDEAHNFRNAGTDRYQELQYIAKAPSQYSSRKVMLISATPLNNQPRELLNLLALFQETRNSTLGTGDLVKYFNEKQRDYDAARREGVPAAEAVELMKLIYRDIRERILSEAVIRRTRSDLLEHDEYKKDLDAQGIRFPVIQKPRVLQYYLDTDLDSLYESTILALTSEIYYSLHRYLSYLRGVKAERFNVTPHTFEQLSGLMKRFFLKRLDSSFHAFTASLERFRESTFAFIKMYEANRIFISTTVDVAAFVNNDDIEGLELALSANEAADPAITECTASDFDPSFIEHLRSDLAALDKLLGGWKTVSEDPKLDQFILQLDNLLKRDKNPAGKLVAFSESEETINYIAEGLRKNKRDDFIVVSARNRDEVEEDIRANFDANFRGTMRDEYRILLCTDVLAEGVNLHRANTIVNYDTPWNSVRLFQRIGRVNRVGSTADKIFIYNFFPVSHVEDHIELEKKAKMKLQAFHSAFGEDAPIYSSDESVEHFGMFNADDILGAEAVNPRLTALMEIRSVKEQEPELYQKIVDLPPKCHCRRLVKGEQSPQDFVYLRSSNEASLRDVFYLVEKETIRQLSFTEACTLLKAAGEAKSPPGDYNGLASVDLSRTAFMAAEEEDALERTGAKKRSGNEAAVLKYLQTFLDSFEEFGLAPEIRKTIKTASEMIQRGAASGRLIRLIGEIRKNAATGNVAVHTQAEHLGKILPQYIDLPEGDTGKSPGTGELYHGEEPDFILGEWFIG, encoded by the coding sequence ATGACCGGAACTGCCAACGAAGGGATATATACTAATACCGAATACAGCCTTTACGACCGGTTTCGGGCCATTCTGGACCGCCCGGAGCATAAGGATTTCTACCTTTACGCGGTTTCAGGCTATTTCCGGTCCTCCGCCTATTTCAAGCTCCGATCTTCCTTGAGCAAAGCCAAGGGAATGAAGATTTTGGTGGGGATCCAGGCCGATGCCCTTACGGGCAAGTGGTATAATCTAAGCAAGGAAAAACGGGACAAGCTGGTCCGGGAACAGGCCTACCGGGAGCTATGCGCGGATATAGCGCAGGCCCGGTACAGCGAGGAAACGGCGGAAAGCCTCCGGCTCTTTGTGGCGGATGTACTGGACGGCAGACTTGAAATGAAAGCTTATTCGCAGAAAATTGTTCACGCCAAATTTTATCTTTTTATTCCCGAAGGCTGGACGCCGGATCTCGCCCTTGGAACCCTGATAACCGGATCGTCCAATTTTACCGCCCCCGGCTTAGGTACAAACCCGGATTACAATAAGGCCAATTACGAACTCAATGTGGAGCTTCGTGACAGCGGAAAAATTGACTATGCAAACAGAGAATTTAAAGCCCTTTGGAATGAAGGGATTGATCTCATCCCTTTCGAGATCGAACAGACCTTTACAAAAAAGAGTTTCCTCCGTCAGGACATCAGCCCCCGGGAATTGTACCTCCGTTTTCTCTATGAAAGTCTGAAAGAAAATATTGAGTATGATGAACACCGGGTGGAGTATGATTTCCCCATGGGTTTTAAGCGCCTTACCTATCAGATTGATGCGGTTAATGAAGGCTTGAGCCTCCTGGAACGGCATAACGGCTTTATCCTGGCCGATGTGGTAGGGCTCGGGAAAACCATTGTGGCCACCCTCATTATCCGCAGCTTCCTTACCCGTCAGGACCGGCGCGCTAAAGTGCTGGTGGTAGCTCCCCCGGCCATACTTCCCAACTGGGAGCGTACCCTGATTGATTTTGGGATAAACCCCAATCACTATACCCTCCTTTCTTCAGGGAATTTAAAGAAGCTGGGTAACCCCGAAAATTACGCCCTCATGGTGGTAGACGAGGCCCATAACTTCCGTAATGCCGGCACCGATCGGTATCAGGAATTGCAGTACATTGCCAAGGCGCCTTCACAGTACAGCTCCCGAAAGGTCATGCTCATTTCCGCAACCCCCCTGAACAACCAGCCCCGGGAATTACTCAACCTTTTAGCCTTGTTTCAAGAAACCCGTAATTCTACCCTGGGAACCGGGGACCTGGTTAAATATTTTAACGAAAAACAGCGGGACTACGATGCCGCACGCCGGGAAGGAGTCCCTGCCGCCGAAGCAGTGGAACTGATGAAGCTCATCTACCGGGATATCCGCGAACGGATTCTATCAGAGGCGGTAATCCGGCGGACCCGGAGCGATCTTCTAGAGCATGATGAGTATAAAAAAGACCTTGATGCTCAAGGCATACGCTTTCCGGTCATTCAGAAGCCCAGGGTTTTGCAATACTATCTTGATACCGATTTAGATAGTTTATATGAATCAACCATCCTTGCCCTGACCAGTGAAATTTATTATTCATTGCACCGCTATTTGAGTTACCTCCGGGGGGTCAAGGCGGAGCGTTTTAATGTTACCCCCCATACCTTTGAACAGCTTTCCGGCTTGATGAAACGTTTTTTCCTGAAACGGCTCGATTCCAGTTTTCATGCCTTTACCGCATCCCTGGAAAGGTTCAGGGAATCCACCTTCGCTTTTATTAAAATGTATGAAGCCAACAGGATATTTATTTCCACCACCGTTGATGTAGCGGCCTTTGTGAATAACGATGATATTGAAGGGCTGGAACTCGCCTTGTCCGCAAACGAAGCCGCCGATCCGGCAATCACCGAATGTACTGCATCGGATTTTGATCCTTCGTTTATCGAACATCTCCGCTCCGATCTTGCCGCCCTGGATAAACTCCTCGGGGGGTGGAAAACTGTATCGGAGGATCCGAAACTGGATCAATTTATCCTTCAACTGGATAATCTCCTCAAACGAGACAAAAATCCTGCGGGTAAGCTGGTGGCATTTTCTGAGTCTGAGGAGACCATTAATTATATTGCCGAGGGCTTACGAAAAAACAAGCGGGATGATTTTATCGTTGTTTCCGCCCGTAACCGGGACGAGGTTGAGGAAGATATACGGGCGAATTTCGATGCCAACTTCCGAGGGACCATGCGGGATGAATACCGCATTCTGCTTTGTACCGATGTCCTGGCGGAAGGGGTTAACCTCCACCGGGCAAATACGATTGTTAATTACGATACTCCCTGGAATTCAGTGCGACTTTTCCAGCGCATAGGCCGGGTGAATCGGGTAGGAAGCACCGCCGACAAAATATTCATCTATAACTTTTTCCCCGTAAGCCATGTGGAAGACCACATAGAATTGGAAAAGAAAGCAAAAATGAAACTGCAAGCCTTCCACAGCGCCTTTGGCGAGGACGCCCCTATTTATTCCAGTGATGAATCGGTAGAACATTTCGGTATGTTCAATGCCGATGACATATTAGGCGCCGAAGCGGTTAATCCCCGGCTGACTGCCCTCATGGAAATCCGCTCGGTAAAGGAACAGGAACCGGAACTGTATCAAAAGATAGTAGATCTGCCGCCTAAATGTCATTGCCGGAGACTAGTGAAGGGGGAGCAATCACCCCAGGATTTTGTGTATCTCCGTTCCTCAAATGAAGCTTCCCTGCGGGATGTTTTTTATCTCGTGGAAAAGGAAACAATACGGCAGTTGAGCTTTACAGAGGCCTGCACTTTGCTCAAAGCCGCCGGAGAAGCAAAAAGCCCTCCGGGAGATTATAACGGTCTAGCCTCAGTAGATCTCTCTCGCACCGCTTTTATGGCTGCTGAGGAAGAAGATGCCCTTGAACGGACTGGGGCCAAAAAGCGCAGCGGCAATGAAGCAGCGGTATTGAAATATTTACAGACTTTTCTTGATAGCTTCGAAGAATTCGGATTAGCTCCGGAAATTCGCAAAACAATAAAAACAGCGTCGGAGATGATTCAACGGGGCGCCGCATCGGGACGGCTTATCCGGTTAATAGGGGAGATACGCAAGAATGCTGCCACAGGAAATGTGGCGGTACATACCCAGGCCGAACACCTGGGGAAGATTTTGCCACAATATATCGACTTGCCTGAAGGGGATACAGGAAAAAGTCCCGGCACCGGGGAATTGTATCATGGAGAAGAGCCGGATTTTATTCTGGGCGAATGGTTTATAGGATGA
- a CDS encoding YchJ family protein — translation MKACPCGSGRPYAECCEPYIKGTQKPPTAEALMRSRYSAYVEHAVDYIVETCVQDGKENIDVKETRAWSERSRWLGLKILALTKGGPGDTEGTVEFEADYERDGLKDVHHEKAKFVKTDGQWFYDEGDIVPKTVVRSSPKVGRNDPCPCGSGKKYKHCHGGNQQAPGSAY, via the coding sequence ATGAAAGCTTGCCCCTGCGGCTCCGGCCGCCCATACGCCGAATGCTGCGAACCCTACATCAAAGGGACCCAAAAGCCGCCTACTGCGGAAGCCCTGATGCGCAGCCGCTACTCCGCCTATGTGGAACACGCCGTTGACTATATCGTGGAAACCTGTGTCCAGGACGGAAAAGAGAACATCGACGTAAAGGAAACCCGGGCCTGGAGTGAACGATCCCGCTGGCTGGGGCTGAAGATACTCGCGCTTACCAAGGGCGGCCCCGGGGATACCGAAGGAACCGTGGAGTTTGAAGCGGACTATGAACGGGACGGCCTCAAGGACGTACACCACGAAAAAGCAAAGTTTGTAAAAACTGACGGGCAGTGGTTTTACGACGAAGGGGATATTGTCCCCAAGACGGTGGTTCGGTCTTCCCCGAAGGTGGGGCGGAATGATCCCTGTCCCTGCGGGAGCGGGAAAAAATACAAACACTGCCATGGAGGGAATCAGCAGGCCCCAGGGTCTGCATACTAA
- the iolG gene encoding inositol 2-dehydrogenase: protein MDKVRIGSVGLGRLGLQHAENIAGRIQNAELVALCDVDKPKLEETAKRLAVRHQFTSFEELIACKDVDAVVLVSPSALHTKQIAAALNAGKHVFSEKPLGVNVAECKEAEKAVEAHPDKVFMLGFMRRFDESYKYAHDKVAAGEIGKPVLFRSYSQDPEKFIQGAIAFAPHSGGQFLDMAVHDIDLARWFTGSEPETVYAIGGCYAHPEFAASKDGDNVSCLMKFKNDCMVFLFAGRTAPHGYNVETEIIGTKGTLRIASVPQKNLVEVLDSHGVRKECSENFLERFDTAYVNEVQEFVNCIFNKRKPAVTVYDGTRVSEIAYTCKNAFETGELIRF, encoded by the coding sequence ATGGATAAGGTACGTATCGGATCGGTCGGATTAGGCCGCTTGGGACTTCAGCACGCAGAAAACATAGCCGGAAGAATACAGAACGCCGAGCTTGTGGCTCTTTGCGATGTGGATAAGCCGAAACTGGAAGAGACCGCCAAGCGGCTTGCAGTGCGGCACCAGTTTACTTCCTTTGAGGAATTGATAGCCTGCAAGGATGTGGACGCAGTAGTGTTGGTGTCACCCTCCGCCCTGCACACCAAGCAGATTGCCGCAGCTCTCAACGCGGGGAAGCACGTGTTCAGCGAAAAGCCTCTGGGGGTAAATGTGGCGGAATGCAAGGAAGCTGAAAAGGCCGTGGAAGCCCACCCTGACAAGGTGTTCATGCTGGGCTTTATGCGCCGTTTCGACGAGTCCTACAAATACGCCCACGACAAGGTTGCTGCCGGTGAAATCGGGAAGCCGGTTCTGTTTCGCTCCTACAGCCAGGACCCTGAAAAGTTTATCCAGGGCGCCATAGCCTTTGCCCCCCATTCAGGCGGGCAGTTCCTGGACATGGCGGTCCACGATATCGACCTGGCCCGCTGGTTTACCGGCTCCGAGCCTGAGACGGTGTACGCCATAGGCGGTTGCTATGCCCACCCGGAATTCGCCGCCTCCAAGGACGGGGATAATGTGTCCTGCCTGATGAAATTCAAAAACGACTGTATGGTCTTCCTCTTTGCAGGCCGCACCGCTCCCCATGGGTACAATGTGGAAACCGAGATCATCGGTACCAAGGGAACCCTCAGGATCGCTTCGGTGCCCCAGAAAAACCTGGTAGAAGTCCTGGACAGCCACGGGGTAAGGAAAGAATGCAGCGAGAATTTCCTTGAACGTTTCGATACAGCCTATGTCAACGAGGTGCAGGAATTTGTGAACTGTATTTTCAACAAGCGCAAGCCTGCGGTGACCGTCTATGACGGGACCAGGGTTTCTGAAATTGCCTATACCTGTAAAAATGCCTTTGAAACAGGGGAATTGATCAGGTTCTGA
- a CDS encoding transketolase family protein, producing METKEIRAAYVDTVFELAAKNSNIVVLEADLMSCTNTGNFKKAYPDRFYNMGIAEANMIGVAAGLSAVGKIPFAATFACFATRRAYDQFFISANYAKLNVKLIGTDPGVTAAFNGGTHMPFEDLALMRAIPHLTIVEPSDAFSAAALVKEAAEVYGCVYIRFPRKPVPVLYTANDTFRFGKAKVFKSGKDICFVALGSLMVNESLKAREILAGEGIDAGVIDVLSLKPIDAETILAEANKVKAVISAENHQINNGLGSAVAEVLSENGFKGKFGRIGIRDEFGEVGTQDYLTKRFGLDAESLAKKARELLKSTTSP from the coding sequence ATGGAAACCAAAGAAATTCGTGCCGCATACGTGGATACCGTATTTGAATTGGCGGCAAAAAACAGTAATATTGTTGTGTTGGAAGCAGACCTTATGTCCTGTACCAATACGGGAAATTTTAAGAAAGCCTACCCGGACCGATTCTACAATATGGGCATCGCCGAAGCAAACATGATTGGTGTTGCCGCAGGGCTTTCTGCGGTGGGAAAGATACCCTTTGCCGCTACCTTTGCCTGTTTTGCTACCCGGCGGGCCTACGATCAGTTTTTCATCTCCGCCAACTATGCCAAGCTCAACGTGAAGCTGATTGGTACAGACCCGGGGGTTACCGCAGCCTTTAACGGCGGCACCCACATGCCTTTTGAAGACCTTGCCCTGATGCGGGCAATTCCCCATCTTACCATTGTTGAGCCTTCGGACGCCTTTAGCGCAGCGGCCCTGGTAAAGGAAGCGGCGGAAGTCTACGGCTGTGTATACATCCGCTTCCCCCGCAAGCCGGTTCCGGTGTTGTACACCGCAAATGATACCTTCCGGTTTGGGAAAGCCAAGGTTTTCAAATCAGGAAAGGATATCTGTTTTGTTGCCCTGGGGAGCCTTATGGTGAACGAATCCCTGAAGGCCCGGGAAATCCTGGCCGGGGAAGGGATAGACGCCGGGGTGATCGATGTTCTTTCTCTGAAACCCATCGATGCTGAAACCATACTGGCGGAAGCCAACAAAGTTAAGGCCGTGATCAGCGCCGAGAATCACCAGATCAACAACGGCCTTGGCAGCGCCGTGGCAGAAGTTCTGTCGGAAAACGGGTTCAAGGGCAAATTCGGCCGGATCGGAATTCGTGATGAGTTTGGAGAAGTGGGAACCCAGGATTATCTTACCAAGCGTTTCGGTTTGGATGCGGAAAGTCTGGCAAAAAAAGCACGGGAACTGTTGAAATCAACAACCTCGCCCTAA